The following proteins are co-located in the Deinococcus ruber genome:
- a CDS encoding sensor domain-containing diguanylate cyclase, producing the protein MQRLSTYLLKRQLLLWTVFLVVGSLSGKILYDVAVTNHRTTHTQQDMIQMQALLTTVLNLETGLRGYALTGLPTFLEPYTSAAHLVAPQLHTLRRAQLTDPGEDSAAQLHRLNRIRDLLHRWMTEIAGYDIQQRPHHPERVLAREHSRLGKTLIDGVRREINDYLSVEQHALTVRAQQAQHLRALTELATLLSGSLAVLLSIISSLIVAHTLSRKFHRFATAAEQLIANQPGTDLGTFHIQEADQLARSFKRMASHLHESHTSLTRQNAELQEHNAAITATNALAVQLQSCLTLEEGVQVLEQTLPLIFPQLDGQVAVLNVFTQLLEVRVRWGNTPPAALTFHPQQCLAVRRSRLGDPQEEPFSWASCPLGQHPHICLPLTAQEDVIGHLQLSPLPEEPAQQHVVHALAKAIATPCALGLANLRLQESLRQQSLRDPLTSLYNRRYLDETFERELGRAMRHNQPLAVLMVDVDHFKRFNDTYGHDAGDQVLIQLGKRLRDHFRLEDIVCRYGGEEFAVVMPAASLDGAVERAEDLRTALARLNVTLNGTSQESMTVSIGVSVYPLHGDDTAVLLRRADQALYRAKQAGRNQVRVATP; encoded by the coding sequence ATGCAACGACTGTCCACATACCTGCTCAAACGTCAACTGCTCCTGTGGACCGTCTTCCTGGTCGTTGGAAGCCTGAGCGGCAAGATCCTGTACGACGTCGCCGTCACCAACCACCGCACCACCCACACGCAGCAGGACATGATCCAGATGCAGGCCCTGCTGACCACCGTGCTGAATCTCGAAACCGGCCTTCGCGGCTACGCCCTTACCGGCCTTCCAACATTCCTTGAACCCTACACCTCCGCAGCGCACCTGGTCGCGCCCCAACTCCACACACTTCGGCGTGCCCAGCTCACGGACCCCGGCGAGGACAGTGCCGCTCAGCTCCACAGACTGAACCGAATCCGCGACTTGCTGCACCGCTGGATGACCGAGATCGCGGGTTATGACATCCAGCAGCGCCCGCATCACCCTGAACGCGTCCTGGCCCGTGAACACAGCCGTCTGGGGAAGACGCTGATCGACGGTGTCCGGCGGGAAATCAACGACTACCTGTCGGTCGAGCAGCACGCCCTGACAGTCCGCGCCCAGCAGGCACAACACCTGCGCGCGCTGACGGAGCTTGCCACCCTGCTCAGTGGCAGCCTCGCCGTGCTGCTGTCCATCATCTCCAGTTTGATCGTCGCCCACACGCTCAGCCGCAAATTCCACCGGTTCGCGACTGCTGCAGAGCAACTGATTGCCAACCAGCCCGGCACCGATCTTGGGACGTTTCACATCCAGGAAGCCGATCAGCTCGCAAGAAGCTTCAAGCGCATGGCCAGCCACCTGCATGAATCGCACACGTCCCTCACCCGCCAAAACGCCGAGCTGCAGGAGCACAATGCGGCCATCACTGCCACCAACGCCCTCGCGGTGCAGTTGCAGTCCTGCCTGACCCTTGAGGAGGGTGTGCAGGTGCTAGAGCAAACCCTGCCGTTGATCTTTCCGCAGCTTGACGGCCAAGTCGCGGTGCTCAACGTCTTCACACAGCTGCTGGAAGTGAGGGTCCGCTGGGGCAACACGCCTCCCGCCGCGCTGACCTTCCACCCTCAGCAGTGTCTGGCTGTGCGGCGAAGCCGGCTTGGTGACCCGCAGGAGGAACCGTTCAGCTGGGCGTCATGCCCGCTCGGTCAGCACCCGCACATCTGCCTCCCGCTGACGGCACAAGAAGACGTCATAGGACATCTTCAGCTCTCGCCGCTCCCGGAGGAGCCGGCGCAGCAACACGTGGTTCACGCGCTCGCCAAAGCGATCGCAACGCCGTGTGCGTTGGGACTTGCCAACCTGCGCCTGCAAGAATCCCTGCGGCAACAGAGCCTCCGAGATCCGCTGACCAGCTTGTACAATCGTCGGTACCTAGACGAGACGTTCGAGCGGGAACTCGGGCGGGCCATGCGGCACAACCAGCCACTCGCGGTCCTGATGGTGGACGTCGATCACTTCAAACGCTTCAACGATACGTACGGGCATGACGCAGGGGATCAGGTGCTGATTCAGCTGGGGAAGCGGCTGCGCGACCACTTCCGCCTCGAGGACATCGTGTGCCGGTACGGGGGCGAAGAGTTCGCAGTGGTGATGCCGGCCGCCAGTCTGGACGGAGCGGTCGAGCGGGCAGAAGATCTCAGAACCGCTCTCGCAAGGCTGAACGTCACGTTGAACGGCACCTCACAGGAGTCCATGACCGTCTCGATCGGGGTGAGCGTGTACCCGCTGCACGGCGACGACACGGCAGTGCTGCTGAGGCGGGCCGATCAGGCGCTGTACCGAGCGAAACAAGCTGGGCGCAACCAAGTGAGGGTGGCCACTCCGTGA
- a CDS encoding CHAT domain-containing protein, producing the protein MHRASWRRRAVAVALALVWAGSSVPAAAQTPQDVQLQEQGVAAYEKGEYQAALDAFDLAYVRRADRLGVHAVDTLQLWNWIGWSEEQLGEYGLAQLAFQTEQAAVEQIAGPQSLDAALLLAYRGVALRGLGHPAQAGAAFQQAVERLDRLVPQGTVDTAWVLQQQGQLAAASGDDARAQPLLQRSLSVYRNTLGRDAAELAPLEEALGDLYDRHWPTYQAVPLYQAALAGYTRSYGPTSPASVRLFGDLARAHRESHNFKTALAYDRRYAQGFLANQQTAFQTLDTEGKVRYNMQARTGLQHYFESVFISREVDEVGSRPQVEEALGTWLTYKGSAFALENGLSALLTRADPPLRAQIGSYLTLRRELAALSTVQPRNAPAMSAGFARVAALQVQLSALEAQLSSQLGRFQDLLLPGVIQPSQLKAVLQPGEVYLDYVWSNNNLFVFAYRWDGRLDVQLLPVIGRFTAGFERLRSGAEGGASLAALQPQTTFLYDQLVGPLESSLAGARSLVISPDGPLNFLPFELLSDGHRALLERFVIRYVPSGRDLLRLRHASATEPLSPPAVFGNPAFAAQPAPSGAVTRGVEPPPATGVPGLQTALPTLARLLRGTTFPALPGTEAEARTAARLLGPDTRTYLGAQASSAQLFQLRSPSVLHLGTHGFFLGSEQQRSQLPNPLLRVGLALEGAQQVVNGHAGDGLLSGLQLAGLSLDGTNLVVLSACETALGDAVAGEGVAGLNQAFLTAGAQRVILSQWRVPDAATGQLMADFYTRYATGTEPAEALQQAKLNLMRQGLPPRDWAAFLLSGR; encoded by the coding sequence ATGCACAGGGCAAGCTGGAGGCGCAGGGCTGTGGCCGTCGCGCTGGCGCTTGTGTGGGCAGGCAGCTCGGTGCCTGCTGCCGCGCAGACGCCGCAGGACGTGCAACTTCAGGAACAGGGCGTGGCCGCGTATGAGAAGGGCGAGTATCAGGCCGCCTTGGACGCGTTCGATCTCGCGTATGTGCGCCGCGCCGATCGGCTGGGCGTGCACGCGGTCGACACGCTGCAACTGTGGAACTGGATCGGGTGGAGTGAAGAGCAGCTAGGCGAGTACGGCCTGGCACAGCTGGCGTTTCAGACCGAGCAGGCGGCCGTGGAGCAGATCGCCGGCCCGCAGTCGCTGGACGCTGCGCTGCTGCTGGCCTACCGCGGGGTGGCACTGCGCGGCCTGGGCCACCCCGCACAGGCCGGCGCCGCCTTTCAGCAGGCCGTGGAGCGGCTGGACCGGCTGGTGCCGCAGGGCACGGTGGACACCGCCTGGGTGCTGCAGCAGCAGGGCCAGCTGGCAGCAGCGTCCGGGGACGACGCGCGGGCGCAGCCGCTGCTGCAGCGCAGCCTGAGCGTGTACCGCAACACGCTGGGCCGGGACGCCGCCGAACTGGCCCCGCTCGAAGAGGCCCTGGGAGACCTGTACGACCGTCACTGGCCGACGTACCAGGCCGTGCCGCTGTACCAGGCGGCGCTGGCCGGGTATACCCGCAGCTACGGCCCGACCTCTCCGGCCAGCGTTCGACTGTTCGGGGATCTGGCGCGGGCGCACCGCGAATCCCACAACTTCAAGACCGCGCTGGCGTATGACCGGCGGTATGCTCAGGGGTTCCTGGCGAATCAGCAGACGGCCTTCCAGACGCTCGATACCGAAGGCAAGGTGCGCTACAACATGCAGGCACGCACCGGCCTTCAGCACTACTTCGAGTCGGTGTTCATCAGCCGCGAGGTGGACGAGGTGGGAAGCCGGCCGCAGGTCGAGGAGGCGCTGGGTACCTGGCTCACCTACAAGGGGTCGGCGTTCGCCCTGGAGAACGGGCTGTCGGCGCTCCTGACGCGGGCCGATCCCCCACTGCGTGCACAGATCGGCTCCTACCTGACGCTGAGGCGCGAACTGGCGGCGCTGTCGACTGTGCAGCCGCGGAATGCGCCAGCAATGAGCGCCGGTTTCGCCCGCGTGGCAGCGCTGCAGGTGCAGCTCTCGGCGTTAGAGGCGCAACTATCGAGCCAGCTGGGCCGCTTCCAGGACCTCCTGCTGCCGGGCGTGATTCAGCCCTCGCAGCTGAAGGCTGTGCTGCAGCCGGGTGAGGTGTACCTGGACTACGTGTGGTCGAACAACAACCTGTTCGTGTTCGCGTACCGCTGGGACGGTCGTCTGGACGTGCAGTTGCTGCCGGTGATCGGCCGTTTTACGGCTGGGTTCGAGCGCCTACGAAGTGGCGCAGAGGGGGGCGCGTCCCTGGCAGCGTTGCAGCCGCAGACCACCTTTCTCTACGACCAGCTGGTGGGGCCGCTGGAATCCTCGCTGGCCGGTGCGCGCTCGCTGGTCATCTCGCCGGACGGGCCGCTGAATTTCCTGCCGTTCGAGCTGCTCTCGGACGGCCACCGCGCCCTGCTGGAACGCTTCGTGATCCGCTACGTTCCGAGTGGACGCGATCTGCTGCGGCTCCGGCATGCCTCGGCGACGGAGCCGCTCAGTCCACCCGCCGTGTTCGGCAATCCGGCCTTCGCGGCCCAGCCGGCGCCGAGCGGCGCGGTGACGAGGGGCGTGGAGCCCCCACCCGCCACCGGCGTGCCGGGACTGCAGACGGCGCTGCCGACGCTGGCACGGCTGCTCAGGGGAACGACGTTCCCGGCGCTGCCCGGCACCGAAGCGGAAGCCCGCACCGCAGCGCGGCTGCTCGGCCCCGACACCCGCACGTACCTCGGGGCGCAGGCCAGCAGCGCCCAGCTGTTCCAGCTGCGCTCACCGTCGGTGCTGCACCTGGGCACCCACGGCTTCTTTCTGGGCAGCGAGCAGCAGCGCAGCCAACTGCCGAATCCGCTGCTCCGGGTCGGACTGGCGCTCGAAGGGGCCCAGCAGGTGGTCAACGGCCACGCGGGCGATGGGCTGCTTTCGGGCCTTCAACTGGCCGGCCTCTCGCTGGACGGCACCAACCTGGTGGTGCTGTCCGCCTGCGAGACCGCGCTGGGCGACGCGGTGGCAGGGGAGGGGGTGGCAGGGCTGAATCAGGCGTTCCTGACGGCCGGTGCGCAGCGCGTCATCCTGAGCCAGTGGCGTGTGCCGGACGCTGCGACCGGGCAGTTGATGGCCGACTTTTATACCCGCTACGCCACCGGCACCGAACCCGCCGAGGCGTTGCAGCAGGCCAAGCTGAACCTGATGCGCCAGGGCCTGCCTCCCCGTGACTGGGCCGCCTTCCTGCTCAGCGGACGATGA
- a CDS encoding putative bifunctional diguanylate cyclase/phosphodiesterase gives MALISFLDDTRQWFKANHGVLSSEVPLRQALHDVRHPALHDPLTGLPNRVQLRQRLLDACRRADASGEPVVVGLLDLDRFKLINDAFGHLAGDPFLRDVARRLQEATSTGDVVACMNGDEFVLLFTDMRSVADLMGVISRLEEHCAAPFLDGDQAVFAHWSLGLSVYPDDTQALDALLSQADAAMYRVKRAGGGSSACQARHWATERDALRPYVQPIVHAGCRTVEGHEARVRWITPTGLVSPLEFIPLVETSGVIVAIGRWVLQQAVDARRSGHLQHGAVNVSALELQQTDFVEQLPRVVEDSGIDPWRLWLELTDTSVVEPHLTSVLQAVGVRTALDHFGTGYSSLTALARLPVQLLKIDRSFVTESGQATSCGHQALNVIQGTVTLASTYGLPTVVEDEGIETAAQADLLTQVGCSNLQGSQCGRPASLL, from the coding sequence ATGGCCCTGATCAGCTTCCTGGACGACACCCGGCAGTGGTTCAAGGCCAATCACGGCGTGCTAAGCTCCGAAGTGCCGCTGCGTCAAGCCCTGCATGACGTCCGCCACCCCGCGCTGCACGATCCCCTGACGGGTCTTCCGAACCGCGTGCAGCTGCGCCAGCGGCTGCTGGACGCGTGCCGACGTGCCGACGCCTCCGGAGAACCGGTGGTGGTGGGCCTGCTGGATCTCGACCGCTTCAAGCTGATCAACGACGCCTTCGGTCATCTGGCGGGCGATCCCTTCCTGCGGGACGTGGCCCGCCGATTACAGGAAGCCACTTCCACGGGTGACGTCGTCGCCTGCATGAATGGCGACGAGTTCGTGCTGCTGTTCACGGACATGCGGTCCGTCGCAGATCTCATGGGCGTGATCAGCCGACTGGAAGAACACTGCGCCGCGCCATTCCTCGACGGCGATCAGGCAGTGTTCGCACACTGGAGTCTCGGGTTGAGTGTGTATCCGGATGACACCCAGGCGCTGGACGCCCTGCTCAGCCAGGCCGATGCGGCGATGTACCGCGTGAAGCGGGCTGGGGGTGGGTCCAGCGCCTGCCAGGCGCGGCACTGGGCCACCGAACGTGACGCGCTGCGGCCGTATGTCCAGCCGATCGTGCACGCGGGGTGCCGGACCGTCGAGGGACACGAGGCACGCGTCCGCTGGATCACGCCCACGGGCCTGGTCAGCCCGCTTGAGTTCATTCCGCTGGTCGAGACGTCCGGCGTGATCGTGGCCATCGGCCGGTGGGTGCTGCAGCAAGCCGTTGACGCACGCCGATCAGGACACCTTCAGCATGGAGCGGTGAACGTCAGTGCCTTGGAGCTGCAGCAGACGGACTTTGTTGAACAGCTGCCGCGCGTCGTTGAGGACAGCGGCATCGACCCGTGGCGTCTGTGGCTCGAACTTACGGACACCAGCGTGGTGGAACCCCACCTCACGTCGGTGCTGCAGGCGGTGGGTGTCCGGACGGCATTGGACCACTTTGGGACCGGTTATAGCAGCCTTACCGCCCTGGCACGTCTCCCGGTTCAGTTGCTCAAGATCGACCGCAGCTTCGTAACCGAGAGTGGCCAGGCCACCTCATGTGGACACCAGGCCCTGAACGTCATCCAGGGAACCGTGACGCTCGCCAGCACGTATGGGCTGCCGACGGTGGTCGAAGACGAAGGCATCGAAACTGCGGCGCAGGCCGACCTCCTCACCCAGGTCGGCTGCAGTAACCTGCAGGGCTCCCAGTGCGGACGTCCCGCGTCCCTCCTCTAA
- a CDS encoding sensor domain-containing diguanylate cyclase: MTSAPLPAQEYARLLALARYEILDTPPEAVFDRVTRLAAHLLGTPAAFLNFVDQHRQWGKAAVGIRGTNADREHSFCAWTILQDTPMVVENAHLDPRFHDNPMVRGEPHIHMYAGAPLTTPSGHRIGTLCVMDTQDHPLKPTDLQALQDLADTVVSELELRLNNHQLQREAGAQAQYVQELRRTLEHARVLEGVNSLMTLEQELGPEHMTLLAAGLLRDALSSDYTGLLVLEGNDVRVVAGESQPALSPALTGLQPQLSGGITRTLRTSRKPLYLEEYALHPHALPAVIAAGVGQIAWVPLGTRGQVTSLLMAVRVQGNPVTQWRGSDRSLLEAAGRSIATALDRQLVTNAAVQQARQDPLTSLHNRRAFEEDLPRWTEGGQAWTLAMLDLDGFKAVNDHEGHAQGDRVLRVFASALSAALDESARLYRLGGDEFVILLPSTQEADVLEGVDVAFLAARQVAGLTGVSVGMAHSHEGPEPALLELADARMYASKQRKHRLRLTAQPASSR, translated from the coding sequence ATGACCAGTGCACCCCTTCCCGCGCAGGAATACGCCCGGCTGCTGGCCCTGGCCCGCTATGAGATTCTCGACACCCCGCCCGAAGCGGTGTTCGACCGCGTCACCCGCCTGGCGGCCCATCTGCTCGGCACCCCCGCCGCGTTCCTCAACTTCGTGGACCAGCATCGGCAGTGGGGCAAAGCCGCGGTCGGCATTCGGGGAACGAATGCCGACCGCGAGCATTCCTTCTGCGCATGGACCATTCTGCAAGACACCCCGATGGTCGTTGAGAACGCCCATCTTGACCCGCGCTTTCACGACAATCCGATGGTGCGTGGTGAGCCGCACATTCACATGTACGCCGGCGCGCCGCTCACCACGCCCTCCGGCCACCGGATCGGGACGCTCTGCGTGATGGATACCCAGGATCACCCGCTGAAGCCCACGGATCTCCAGGCCCTGCAGGACTTGGCCGACACCGTGGTCAGCGAACTGGAACTGCGGCTGAACAACCATCAGCTTCAGCGGGAAGCAGGCGCCCAGGCACAGTACGTCCAGGAACTCCGCCGTACCCTCGAGCACGCCCGCGTGCTGGAAGGCGTCAATAGCCTGATGACGTTGGAGCAGGAACTTGGTCCAGAGCACATGACGCTGTTGGCGGCGGGCCTGCTGCGGGACGCGCTGTCGAGCGATTACACCGGCCTGCTGGTGTTGGAGGGCAATGACGTGCGCGTCGTGGCGGGCGAGAGCCAGCCGGCGCTGTCTCCAGCACTGACAGGTCTTCAGCCGCAGCTTTCTGGCGGGATCACTCGGACGCTGCGCACCAGCCGCAAACCGCTGTACCTGGAAGAGTACGCCCTGCATCCCCATGCCCTGCCAGCCGTGATTGCGGCGGGGGTCGGGCAGATCGCCTGGGTGCCGCTGGGCACCCGCGGGCAGGTCACGTCGCTGCTGATGGCCGTGCGCGTGCAGGGGAATCCGGTGACGCAGTGGCGAGGGAGCGACCGGTCGCTGCTCGAAGCGGCCGGCCGCAGCATCGCCACTGCGCTTGACCGGCAGCTGGTGACGAACGCGGCGGTGCAGCAGGCCCGGCAGGACCCACTCACCAGCCTGCACAACCGCCGGGCGTTCGAGGAAGATCTGCCACGCTGGACGGAGGGGGGGCAGGCGTGGACGCTGGCGATGCTGGATCTGGACGGCTTCAAAGCGGTGAACGACCACGAAGGCCATGCCCAGGGCGACCGGGTGCTGCGGGTGTTCGCCAGTGCGCTGAGTGCGGCCCTGGACGAATCGGCGCGGCTGTACCGGCTTGGGGGCGATGAATTCGTGATCCTTCTCCCGTCCACGCAGGAGGCGGATGTGCTGGAGGGTGTGGATGTGGCGTTTCTTGCTGCTCGACAGGTGGCAGGCTTGACGGGCGTCAGCGTCGGGATGGCCCACAGCCACGAAGGCCCTGAACCTGCGCTGCTGGAACTGGCCGACGCCCGCATGTACGCCAGCAAGCAGCGGAAACACCGGCTGCGTCTCACGGCGCAGCCGGCGTCCTCCCGCTAA
- a CDS encoding N-acyl homoserine lactonase family protein — MNQQAAKRLYLMQVGLMPDYQIPIVCYLVQTNDDRNILIDSGLPEVIPDEAAEFKNGHDVIEQLAIIGLKPDDIDTVISTHYDIDHAGRHAAFPKARYVVQRVHHLDAASSPRFAPLRAEWDQPPERVQLVNGDTELLPGLELIETSGHVPGHQSVLVRLPKTGTILLTVDAVPFAEGFTRTAQDDGSNPDAEAIRISTLKLLDLAEREQIELVIFGHDGAQWEGLKKLPEYYE, encoded by the coding sequence ATGAACCAGCAGGCTGCAAAACGTCTTTACCTGATGCAGGTCGGCTTGATGCCGGACTACCAGATTCCGATTGTTTGCTACTTGGTGCAAACGAATGATGACAGAAATATTCTGATTGACAGTGGTCTTCCAGAAGTGATCCCTGACGAAGCAGCGGAATTCAAGAACGGGCACGACGTCATCGAACAGTTGGCAATCATCGGTCTCAAACCGGATGACATCGATACAGTGATCTCAACCCACTACGATATCGACCATGCCGGCAGACACGCCGCCTTTCCCAAAGCACGCTACGTCGTTCAGCGGGTACATCATCTCGACGCAGCGAGCAGCCCACGATTTGCCCCCCTTCGCGCCGAATGGGATCAGCCTCCAGAGCGCGTCCAGTTGGTCAATGGGGATACAGAATTGCTGCCAGGATTGGAGCTGATCGAGACGAGCGGGCATGTACCAGGACATCAATCGGTGCTGGTTCGGCTGCCCAAAACAGGCACGATCTTGTTGACGGTGGACGCTGTTCCGTTCGCCGAAGGCTTCACCCGCACCGCGCAGGACGACGGAAGCAACCCGGATGCCGAAGCGATTCGGATCAGCACCCTGAAGCTGCTTGACCTGGCGGAACGTGAGCAGATCGAGTTGGTCATCTTTGGGCATGACGGAGCGCAGTGGGAAGGCCTGAAAAAGTTACCGGAGTACTACGAGTAG
- a CDS encoding CHASE2 domain-containing protein, which yields MPAAPEVDPPSPPRWHQALRESGLAVLIFCLLSWAVTSGQLGWFSDTLADAQDKAYDALAKLEYNFSSPHPLAPGARPVVFVDIDEATVKADNPSPYLFHRGLLTQLLQQIGNSQPRVVYIDLNLSFPSQEPTLLPGAAVRTPRSAGDQALYRYLDTPHGFPLLLSQPVLFEQPLSALHGSVCWVTPSVVTDSGATVRRIPRRWQGGPYPAAEALFLAAQGQFRCPATTAQRAAPPKNIYRTAIYGEPIVFHRIQTGNATDTIRDWPALSVVSADDLLHNGLSLEPDVVVLVGRTDHAGLDMHNTAVGLLPGIDLHLNALLTLMAYHHALLPLNPLISALYAFLVMMFALLVAPVLSSLLTRRLERWGLRQELGNLFEHPIMWSLLYLAAFLAYRYSGRFLDFALPIVSLELGRLILHHQTGKLVNRTLKMSKLLG from the coding sequence GTGCCAGCGGCGCCGGAGGTGGATCCTCCGTCCCCTCCCCGCTGGCATCAGGCTCTGCGCGAAAGTGGGTTGGCCGTCCTGATCTTCTGCCTTCTGTCCTGGGCGGTGACCAGTGGGCAACTCGGCTGGTTTTCCGACACGCTGGCGGACGCTCAGGATAAAGCGTACGACGCGCTGGCGAAGTTGGAATACAACTTCTCCAGCCCGCATCCATTGGCGCCCGGTGCGCGGCCGGTGGTGTTCGTGGACATTGACGAGGCGACCGTCAAGGCCGACAACCCCAGCCCGTACCTCTTCCACCGGGGGCTGCTGACCCAGCTGCTGCAACAGATCGGGAACAGCCAGCCCAGGGTGGTCTACATTGACCTGAACCTCAGCTTCCCCAGTCAGGAGCCGACTCTCCTTCCAGGTGCGGCGGTTCGCACGCCCCGTTCTGCAGGCGACCAGGCGCTGTACCGGTATCTGGACACGCCGCACGGATTTCCGTTGCTGCTTTCGCAACCGGTGCTCTTCGAGCAGCCGCTGTCTGCTCTTCACGGCTCGGTCTGCTGGGTCACACCGAGCGTGGTGACCGACAGTGGCGCGACCGTCCGCCGAATTCCCAGACGCTGGCAGGGCGGACCGTACCCAGCTGCCGAAGCGCTGTTCCTCGCCGCGCAGGGGCAGTTTCGTTGCCCTGCGACCACTGCTCAGCGCGCCGCGCCGCCGAAGAACATCTACAGAACGGCGATCTACGGGGAACCGATCGTCTTTCACAGGATCCAGACGGGGAACGCCACAGACACCATCCGCGACTGGCCGGCGCTGAGCGTGGTTTCGGCCGACGACCTGCTGCACAACGGCCTGTCGCTCGAACCGGATGTGGTCGTCCTGGTCGGACGGACGGATCACGCGGGTCTCGACATGCACAACACTGCGGTTGGGTTGCTCCCCGGCATTGACCTGCACCTCAACGCCCTGCTCACCCTGATGGCCTACCACCACGCGCTGTTGCCTCTCAACCCCCTTATCTCCGCGCTCTATGCCTTCCTGGTGATGATGTTCGCCCTGCTGGTGGCTCCGGTGCTGAGTTCGCTGCTGACACGGCGGCTGGAACGCTGGGGACTGCGTCAGGAGCTCGGGAACCTCTTCGAGCACCCGATCATGTGGAGCCTGCTGTACCTCGCAGCGTTTCTGGCCTACCGGTATTCCGGCCGCTTCCTCGACTTTGCTCTTCCGATCGTCAGCCTGGAATTGGGTCGCCTGATCCTGCACCACCAGACCGGGAAGCTGGTCAACCGGACACTGAAGATGTCCAAGCTTCTGGGCTGA